A stretch of the Flavobacterium sp. 5 genome encodes the following:
- a CDS encoding lactate utilization protein B, whose translation MKNNISHSEAAEIFNKDVERVNWHDETLWFVREKRDRSAHQIPEWELLRETASQIKLNVLSNIHDYLVEFEANAQKNGIIVHWAANAEEHNVIVHSILEKHNVKQMVKSKSMLTEECHLNDYLTERGIDVIDSDLGERIVQLRKEPPSHIVLPAIHLKKEDVSETFYEHLGTEKGNIDPQYLTESARHHLRDIFLTRKAALTGVNFAVAETGEFVVCTNEGNADMGAHLADVHIACMGFEKLIPQRKHLGVFLRLLARSATGQPITTFSSHFKKPREGKEIHIVIVDNGRSVQLGREDFRNSLKCIRCGACMNTCPVYRRSGGHSYHNAVAGPIGSILAPNLDMKKNADLPFASTLCGSCTNVCPVKIDIHDQLYKWRQVLVQEGYTPKVKTIAMKTMATVLANPMVFDIAGKTGRFAMKNLSGLVNNKLNKWYDQREMPEVPEESFREWYKKNGKATKRKNDE comes from the coding sequence ATGAAAAATAACATATCACATAGTGAAGCCGCTGAGATTTTCAATAAAGATGTAGAGCGCGTCAACTGGCATGATGAAACACTTTGGTTTGTTCGTGAAAAAAGAGATCGTTCTGCGCATCAAATTCCAGAATGGGAATTGCTTAGAGAAACAGCATCACAAATTAAACTCAATGTGCTTTCAAATATCCATGACTATTTAGTGGAGTTTGAAGCTAATGCTCAAAAAAACGGAATTATCGTTCATTGGGCTGCCAACGCTGAGGAGCACAATGTTATCGTCCATTCGATATTAGAAAAACATAATGTCAAACAAATGGTAAAATCAAAATCTATGCTTACCGAAGAATGTCATTTGAATGATTATTTGACAGAACGAGGCATTGATGTTATTGATTCTGATTTGGGAGAACGTATTGTTCAGCTTCGAAAGGAACCACCAAGCCATATTGTTTTACCGGCAATTCATCTTAAAAAAGAAGATGTTAGCGAAACTTTTTATGAACACCTTGGAACAGAAAAAGGAAATATTGATCCGCAATATTTAACTGAATCAGCGCGTCACCATTTAAGAGATATTTTTTTAACTCGTAAAGCAGCTTTAACAGGAGTGAATTTTGCAGTTGCCGAAACTGGAGAATTTGTGGTTTGTACCAATGAAGGAAATGCAGATATGGGCGCACATTTAGCCGATGTACATATTGCATGTATGGGGTTTGAAAAATTAATTCCGCAACGTAAACATTTGGGTGTTTTCTTGAGATTATTAGCTAGAAGCGCTACAGGACAACCGATAACTACTTTTTCGAGTCATTTTAAAAAACCAAGAGAAGGAAAAGAAATTCATATTGTGATTGTTGATAATGGAAGAAGTGTACAATTGGGGCGCGAGGATTTTAGAAATTCATTAAAATGCATTCGTTGTGGCGCTTGCATGAATACGTGTCCAGTCTATAGACGAAGTGGCGGTCATAGTTATCATAATGCCGTTGCTGGACCAATTGGTTCAATTTTAGCTCCTAATTTGGATATGAAAAAGAATGCCGATTTGCCATTTGCTAGTACTTTATGTGGTTCTTGTACGAATGTTTGTCCTGTAAAAATTGACATTCATGATCAATTGTACAAATGGAGACAGGTTTTGGTGCAAGAGGGTTATACGCCAAAAGTCAAAACAATAGCTATGAAAACTATGGCTACTGTTTTAGCAAATCCAATGGTGTTTGATATTGCAGGTAAAACAGGGCGTTTTGCAATGAAGAATTTGTCTGGTTTGGTAAACAATAAATTGAATAAATGGTACGATCAACGTGAAATGCCAGAAGTTCCAGAAGAATCTTTTAGAGAATGGTATAAGAAAAATGGTAAAGCAACTAAAAGAAAAAACGATGAGTAG
- a CDS encoding LUD domain-containing protein, whose translation MSSKEAILQKIKQNQPKEVNELPNLEPLKETNLDVLDQYKTVLKSIGGDFVEVSNYVEIIDFVRQNFDTNKRILTTLTELSEVANLDWSDDDPHSLEDAELILVKAHFGVAENSALWVTDDLMGQRVSTFIPQYLAIAVNKNDIVAKMHHAYDRIGNQEYGFGTFIAGPSKTADIEQSLVLGAHGARGLTVFLMD comes from the coding sequence ATGAGTAGTAAAGAAGCAATTTTGCAAAAAATAAAACAAAATCAGCCGAAAGAAGTGAATGAACTTCCAAATTTAGAACCATTGAAGGAAACTAATTTAGATGTTTTAGATCAATATAAAACAGTTTTAAAAAGCATCGGGGGAGATTTTGTAGAAGTATCTAACTATGTTGAAATTATTGATTTTGTTAGACAAAACTTCGACACCAATAAACGTATATTAACGACTCTTACGGAACTATCTGAAGTAGCCAATTTGGATTGGAGTGACGATGATCCACATTCTTTAGAAGATGCTGAATTAATTTTAGTTAAAGCACATTTTGGCGTAGCCGAAAACAGTGCACTTTGGGTCACAGATGATTTAATGGGACAACGAGTTTCAACGTTTATTCCACAATATTTAGCTATAGCCGTAAACAAAAATGACATCGTTGCCAAAATGCATCATGCATACGATCGGATTGGAAATCAAGAATATGGTTTTGGAACTTTTATAGCTGGGCCTTCAAAAACGGCTGACATTGAACAGTCCTTAGTTTTGGGAGCCCACGGAGCAAGAGGATTGACCGTTTTTTTAATGGATTAA
- a CDS encoding SDR family oxidoreductase has translation MKTDFLLNDKVIVVTGATGILGEAFVNGIAEAGATVCILGRNEKVANERTQAIIDKGGKAIALIADVTKEADLIAARDLVLSKYGKIDGLVNGAGGNMPDAVVQPNQDIFKLNMDALQQVMNLNLFGTLLPTQVFGEAIKDTVGRGSIVNISSVSTVAAMTKVLGYSLAKSAIDSYTKWFAVELAKRYGDKIRMNSIAPGFFLTEQNRTLLTNEDGSLTERGNLVIQNTPYGRFGSPDELVGGLVWLLSDASKFATGSKVTLDGGFTIFSGV, from the coding sequence TTGAAAACAGATTTTTTATTAAATGATAAAGTTATTGTAGTTACAGGAGCTACTGGAATTCTAGGGGAAGCTTTTGTGAATGGAATTGCCGAGGCTGGAGCAACAGTTTGTATATTAGGTAGAAATGAAAAAGTAGCTAATGAGCGTACCCAAGCAATTATTGATAAAGGAGGAAAAGCAATTGCTTTAATTGCGGATGTTACCAAAGAAGCCGATTTAATTGCAGCTCGCGATTTAGTACTTTCAAAATACGGAAAAATTGATGGTTTGGTAAATGGAGCAGGAGGAAACATGCCGGATGCAGTAGTACAACCCAATCAAGATATTTTTAAACTAAATATGGATGCTCTACAACAAGTAATGAACCTTAACTTATTTGGGACTCTTTTACCCACTCAAGTTTTTGGAGAAGCTATAAAAGATACTGTTGGTAGAGGTAGTATTGTAAACATTTCTTCAGTATCTACTGTGGCAGCAATGACTAAAGTTTTAGGATATAGTTTGGCAAAATCTGCTATTGATTCTTATACCAAATGGTTTGCTGTAGAACTTGCTAAACGTTATGGAGATAAAATTCGAATGAATTCAATAGCACCAGGGTTTTTCTTAACAGAACAAAACAGAACTTTATTAACCAATGAAGATGGTAGTTTGACAGAAAGAGGGAATTTGGTAATCCAAAACACACCTTACGGTCGTTTTGGTAGTCCAGATGAATTAGTTGGCGGATTAGTTTGGCTGTTAAGTGATGCTTCTAAATTTGCAACTGGATCAAAAGTAACTTTAGATGGTGGTTTTACAATTTTTAGTGGAGTGTAG
- a CDS encoding DUF3857 domain-containing protein → MFHRFFPTFTVFLLFTSVLLSAQKSDYSTLTISDSLKENANAIVRLNQIDIVIASQRSMSIKRKRVVTVLNEHGLDAVEASENYDNHKPVRSILATVYDAFGKEIKKIKKADFRDVSAVSGSTLFSESRYIYLDYTPIQYPFTVVFESELETSNTAFIPQWIPLNDYAVTIEKSILNLSFPSNLGFKYKEFNFSNFNVKKTVETSTNLSYVATKIVAQKEEIASPSNSYLLPRVMMGLEFFHLEGVDGVAKTWAEFGKWYSEKILQGTIDLPEETKAKMKALVGTETDPIKKAKIIYKYVQEKSRYVNISIGIGGWKPMLAGDVDRLGYGDCKALSNYTKALLKAVDVPSFNTILYGSSRKRDIETDFVSMQGNHMILAIPNKDKYIFLECTSQVDPFGYQGMFTDDRIVLVVKPEGGEIVRTRIYEDTENVQISKGVYSIAENGDFLGKIGIVSEGTQYNQKFNNDKLSPLEMEAFYKDYWSTINNLKIKKITFKNDSDKISFTENAEITAVNYGNVSANKMMFALNAFNQSTQSVKRIRNRKNPMEISRGYLDLDEIEIVLPANFSIEFLPSNVEINGKFGEYKTEIIKKDNNNIVYKRRFFLKKGLYTNKEYDEYRLFREQISRNDNAKIILTKS, encoded by the coding sequence ATGTTTCATAGATTTTTTCCCACTTTTACTGTTTTTTTATTATTTACTTCAGTCTTACTTTCTGCTCAAAAAAGTGATTATAGTACCCTAACAATTTCCGATAGTCTTAAAGAAAATGCTAATGCTATTGTCCGTTTGAATCAAATTGATATTGTAATTGCGTCGCAACGTAGCATGAGTATTAAAAGGAAGAGGGTAGTAACTGTTCTAAATGAACATGGATTAGATGCAGTTGAAGCTTCTGAAAATTATGACAATCATAAACCAGTTAGGAGCATATTAGCAACAGTTTACGATGCTTTTGGGAAAGAAATCAAAAAAATAAAAAAAGCAGACTTCAGAGATGTTAGCGCTGTAAGCGGAAGTACTCTTTTTTCGGAGAGTCGATATATTTATTTGGATTATACTCCAATCCAGTATCCATTTACTGTCGTTTTTGAAAGTGAATTAGAAACATCCAATACAGCTTTTATTCCCCAATGGATACCTTTGAATGATTATGCTGTAACTATTGAAAAAAGTATTCTCAACTTAAGTTTTCCTTCAAACCTAGGATTTAAATACAAAGAATTTAATTTTTCTAATTTTAATGTAAAGAAAACGGTAGAGACATCAACAAATCTTTCCTATGTGGCAACAAAAATAGTAGCTCAAAAAGAGGAAATTGCCAGCCCTTCTAACAGTTATCTTTTACCAAGAGTAATGATGGGATTAGAGTTTTTTCATTTAGAAGGTGTGGATGGAGTTGCTAAAACTTGGGCGGAATTTGGTAAGTGGTACAGTGAAAAAATTCTGCAGGGAACTATTGATTTACCAGAAGAAACTAAGGCAAAAATGAAAGCTTTGGTGGGTACTGAAACAGATCCGATTAAGAAAGCAAAAATTATCTATAAATATGTTCAGGAAAAATCAAGATACGTTAATATAAGCATTGGTATTGGAGGATGGAAACCAATGTTGGCTGGTGACGTGGATCGATTGGGTTATGGAGATTGTAAAGCATTGAGTAATTATACCAAGGCACTTCTGAAGGCTGTTGATGTACCATCTTTTAATACTATTTTATATGGTAGTTCAAGGAAACGTGATATTGAAACGGATTTTGTTTCTATGCAAGGGAATCACATGATTTTGGCTATCCCAAATAAAGATAAATATATTTTTTTAGAATGTACAAGTCAAGTAGATCCTTTTGGTTATCAAGGAATGTTTACTGACGATCGGATTGTCTTGGTAGTAAAACCAGAAGGTGGAGAAATAGTAAGAACAAGAATATATGAAGATACGGAGAATGTACAAATTAGTAAAGGAGTTTATTCTATTGCTGAAAATGGAGATTTTTTAGGAAAAATTGGAATAGTTTCGGAAGGAACGCAGTACAACCAAAAATTTAATAATGACAAACTTTCTCCATTAGAAATGGAAGCTTTTTATAAAGACTACTGGAGTACTATTAATAATCTGAAAATTAAAAAAATCACTTTTAAAAATGATAGTGATAAAATAAGTTTTACAGAGAATGCCGAAATAACTGCAGTGAATTATGGGAACGTGTCGGCAAATAAAATGATGTTTGCCCTAAATGCTTTCAATCAATCAACTCAAAGTGTAAAACGAATCCGAAATAGAAAGAATCCTATGGAAATTTCAAGAGGATATTTAGATTTAGATGAAATTGAAATTGTTTTGCCAGCTAATTTTTCAATCGAATTTCTTCCAAGTAATGTTGAAATTAATGGAAAATTTGGGGAATATAAAACAGAAATTATAAAAAAGGACAATAATAATATCGTTTACAAGAGAAGGTTTTTTTTGAAAAAAGGATTGTATACGAATAAAGAATATGACGAATATCGTCTTTTTAGAGAACAAATTTCCAGAAACGATAACGCCAAAATAATTTTAACCAAAAGCTAA
- a CDS encoding DUF3857 domain-containing protein, whose protein sequence is MKIKNVIIPFFLILFFSNVNAQEFKLGKVSVAELEQKVHPKDSSAVAAVLFKKGETSFEYVQNEGFKVKNEVTMRVKIYRKEGYDWANQEVRFISGSSSIKEKVIFSDAVTYNLVAGKIEKTKLKSEGEFQEVVNKYWSKKKITLPNVKEGSVLEFKYTILTNNIGMLKEFNFQTDIPVNYVEYITYVPEYFVYNTKMKGFISPKRIIEKSTKSFTITSKERIQQGGFGGATKTEFSNDKIDYQETKTLYTTQDLPAMKDEAFVNNIDNYTVSIAQELSMTQYPNEAIKPYSTDWNAVVKTIYEYDDFGPELNKTGYFEQDLKTITAGLTAQDEIISAILNYVKSAVKWNEYYGYSCENGVKQAYKNKIGNVGEINLMLTAMLRSAGLTANPVLVSTRSNGISIFPNRSAYNYVIAAVEIPNGLILLDATSKYSTPNVLPFRDLNWLGRLIRKDGSSEEVDLMPKTASTDVVMMAYDVDAAGKISGKLRRQRTDHNAMSFRSEIENIKEEEYLEKLENENKKIEISDYSRTNEKDIKLPIVETCSFTGDNLCDIIGGKIYINPLLFFTKVQNPFKQETREYPIDYGFAFVDRYNIIINIPEGYVIESLPKSAQLNMEDNLGGFKFIANTSGNKIQLSITDQINTPIVSSDYYSMLKEYYQGVIAKETEKIVLKKV, encoded by the coding sequence ATGAAAATCAAAAACGTAATCATTCCATTTTTTCTAATTCTATTTTTTTCTAATGTAAATGCACAGGAATTTAAATTAGGGAAAGTCTCAGTGGCCGAATTAGAACAAAAAGTACATCCTAAAGATTCATCGGCGGTAGCTGCAGTATTATTTAAAAAGGGAGAAACTAGTTTTGAATATGTGCAAAATGAAGGTTTTAAGGTTAAAAATGAGGTGACTATGCGTGTCAAAATCTATAGAAAGGAAGGTTATGATTGGGCAAATCAAGAGGTGCGATTTATTTCAGGAAGTAGTAGTATTAAAGAAAAAGTGATTTTTTCGGATGCAGTAACTTATAATTTAGTGGCCGGAAAAATTGAAAAAACAAAATTGAAATCTGAAGGGGAATTTCAAGAGGTAGTTAATAAATATTGGAGTAAAAAGAAAATAACTTTACCTAATGTAAAAGAAGGTTCCGTATTGGAATTTAAGTACACTATACTAACAAATAATATAGGAATGCTAAAAGAGTTTAATTTTCAAACTGACATTCCTGTGAATTATGTGGAATATATAACTTATGTACCAGAGTATTTTGTTTATAATACTAAAATGAAAGGTTTTATTTCGCCAAAAAGAATTATTGAAAAATCGACAAAATCATTTACAATAACTAGTAAAGAAAGAATTCAACAAGGAGGGTTTGGAGGAGCTACAAAAACTGAGTTTTCAAACGATAAAATTGATTATCAAGAAACAAAAACATTATATACTACTCAAGATTTGCCAGCTATGAAAGATGAGGCATTTGTGAATAATATAGATAATTATACGGTCAGTATAGCACAGGAATTGTCGATGACACAATATCCCAATGAAGCTATAAAGCCCTATTCGACGGATTGGAATGCCGTTGTAAAAACTATTTATGAATATGATGATTTTGGCCCAGAATTAAATAAAACTGGATATTTTGAACAGGATTTAAAAACGATTACTGCAGGCTTAACAGCACAAGATGAAATTATTTCAGCAATTTTAAATTATGTGAAATCAGCTGTGAAATGGAATGAATACTATGGGTATTCTTGTGAGAATGGTGTTAAACAGGCGTATAAAAATAAAATTGGAAATGTAGGCGAAATTAATTTAATGCTCACTGCGATGTTACGAAGTGCAGGCTTAACAGCAAATCCAGTATTAGTAAGTACCAGATCTAACGGAATTTCAATTTTTCCAAACAGGAGCGCATATAACTATGTGATTGCAGCAGTAGAAATTCCAAATGGATTAATACTCTTGGATGCGACAAGTAAATACTCTACTCCAAATGTATTGCCGTTTCGAGACTTAAATTGGTTAGGAAGATTAATTAGAAAAGACGGGTCATCTGAAGAGGTCGATCTAATGCCTAAAACAGCATCTACAGATGTTGTGATGATGGCTTATGATGTTGATGCTGCGGGAAAAATCTCTGGCAAATTAAGAAGACAAAGAACAGATCATAATGCGATGAGTTTTAGATCAGAGATTGAAAATATAAAAGAAGAGGAATATTTAGAAAAATTAGAAAATGAAAATAAAAAAATCGAAATTTCAGATTATTCTCGGACCAATGAAAAGGATATAAAATTACCAATTGTAGAAACCTGTTCTTTTACTGGTGACAATCTATGTGATATTATAGGAGGGAAAATATATATTAATCCACTGTTGTTTTTTACTAAAGTGCAGAATCCTTTTAAACAGGAAACAAGAGAATATCCTATTGATTATGGTTTTGCTTTTGTGGATAGGTACAATATTATTATTAACATTCCTGAGGGGTATGTGATAGAGTCATTACCAAAATCGGCTCAATTAAATATGGAAGATAATTTGGGAGGTTTTAAATTTATTGCCAATACTTCTGGTAATAAAATTCAGTTATCTATTACGGATCAAATTAACACTCCAATTGTCTCTTCAGATTATTATTCAATGCTAAAGGAATATTATCAGGGAGTAATAGCTAAGGAAACTGAAAAGATTGTCTTAAAGAAAGTGTAA
- a CDS encoding DUF3857 domain-containing protein has protein sequence MKRIITFFGLFILFSSVKIKGQNFEIGKVSIAELKEKQHPRDTSAVAAILFKNGKTNFDYNRDRGFTAITQVTIRIKIYKKEGYDWANFTVPYYVGYENYSDDIVEFSSAATYNLVNGSIVKTKLNNEGSFKKNVNKYWNEATITLPNVKEGSVIEFKYVLKTENIVKFPAFYFQEKIPVNSAEYTTNIPSFFTYKPIQIGYIDLKVDSKVAGGSFSFDNEYHQSVNLTFSQLKSNYSAENIPALKEESFVDNIQNYQSALYHELEKTNFPEEKEKNYSKDWDGVAKTIYADKDFGKELEESSYLLNDVKLILKGIDSKEERLAVVFKFVQDRMHWNNDNGYYTDKGVKQAYSARIGNVAEINFILISMLKLAGFEASPVLVSTKEHGKPVFPNRTGFNYVIASVVIDEKQILLDASHKYTTQNILPLNVLNWKGRLIKQEGISQEVELVPTNTSSENYTLMVKLDKAGGMEGKFRLYLTNYEAYNFRDKYAEMDTDNYLEKLENDLNGVRIQGYTIDNKKTNLTEPIVQSFTFTSNNHAEIIGDKIYINPILFFTESHNPFIQEKREMSIYFGYPKLEKYSISYEIPEGYVVESLPKTIKMTTDSKEMFFSMNVVSQDNRIQVMLTKEINVALVSPDFYGSIKEFYQKMIEKQNEKIVLKRI, from the coding sequence ATGAAAAGAATTATAACTTTTTTTGGATTGTTTATTTTGTTTTCATCTGTAAAAATAAAGGGTCAAAACTTTGAAATAGGAAAAGTATCAATTGCAGAGTTAAAAGAAAAACAGCATCCAAGAGATACGAGTGCAGTTGCTGCAATATTATTTAAGAACGGTAAAACCAATTTTGATTACAATAGAGATAGAGGTTTTACGGCTATCACACAAGTGACGATACGAATAAAAATTTATAAGAAAGAAGGTTATGATTGGGCTAATTTTACGGTTCCGTATTATGTGGGCTATGAAAATTATAGCGACGACATTGTTGAGTTTTCTAGTGCAGCAACCTATAATCTAGTAAATGGCTCCATTGTTAAAACTAAATTAAACAATGAAGGTAGTTTCAAGAAGAATGTAAATAAATATTGGAATGAGGCAACTATAACTCTGCCAAATGTAAAAGAGGGATCCGTTATAGAGTTTAAATATGTTTTGAAAACCGAAAACATCGTTAAATTTCCTGCGTTCTATTTTCAAGAGAAAATACCAGTAAATTCAGCGGAATATACTACTAACATCCCTTCCTTTTTTACCTATAAGCCTATTCAGATAGGTTATATAGATCTTAAAGTTGACTCAAAAGTTGCAGGTGGAAGTTTTTCGTTTGATAATGAATATCATCAATCAGTCAATTTGACTTTCAGTCAATTGAAAAGTAATTACAGTGCAGAAAATATTCCAGCATTAAAGGAAGAAAGTTTTGTGGATAATATTCAAAATTATCAATCGGCACTATATCATGAACTTGAAAAAACAAATTTTCCAGAAGAAAAGGAAAAAAATTATTCCAAAGATTGGGATGGTGTAGCTAAAACTATTTATGCAGATAAAGATTTTGGGAAAGAGTTAGAAGAGAGTTCTTATCTTCTAAATGATGTTAAATTAATTTTAAAAGGAATTGATTCTAAGGAAGAGAGACTAGCAGTAGTTTTTAAATTTGTTCAAGATAGAATGCATTGGAACAATGATAATGGATATTACACGGATAAAGGTGTAAAACAAGCCTATAGTGCTAGAATTGGAAATGTTGCTGAAATAAATTTTATACTTATCTCAATGCTAAAACTGGCAGGATTTGAGGCAAGTCCAGTATTGGTTAGTACAAAAGAGCATGGAAAACCTGTTTTCCCTAATAGAACAGGTTTTAATTATGTTATAGCTTCAGTAGTTATTGATGAAAAACAAATTTTATTAGATGCCTCTCATAAATATACAACGCAAAACATTTTACCTCTTAATGTTTTAAATTGGAAAGGGCGGCTTATTAAACAAGAAGGAATTTCTCAAGAAGTGGAGCTAGTACCTACAAATACCTCAAGTGAAAATTATACTTTGATGGTGAAATTAGATAAAGCTGGAGGAATGGAAGGGAAGTTTAGATTATACCTAACAAATTATGAAGCATACAATTTTAGAGATAAGTATGCAGAAATGGATACAGATAATTATCTTGAAAAATTAGAAAATGATTTAAATGGTGTTAGAATTCAAGGATATACCATTGATAATAAAAAAACTAATCTGACAGAGCCTATTGTCCAGAGCTTTACTTTTACATCAAATAATCATGCTGAGATTATTGGTGATAAAATATACATCAATCCGATATTGTTTTTTACAGAATCACATAATCCTTTTATTCAGGAAAAAAGAGAAATGTCAATCTATTTTGGATATCCCAAATTAGAGAAATATAGTATTAGTTATGAAATCCCCGAGGGTTATGTTGTAGAGTCGCTTCCTAAGACTATAAAAATGACAACAGATAGCAAAGAGATGTTCTTCTCAATGAATGTAGTTTCTCAAGATAATAGAATACAGGTTATGTTAACCAAAGAGATAAATGTTGCTCTCGTTTCACCTGATTTTTATGGTTCAATCAAAGAATTTTATCAAAAAATGATTGAAAAGCAAAATGAAAAAATAGTTCTTAAAAGAATATAG
- a CDS encoding nucleotide pyrophosphohydrolase has protein sequence MNLKNAQLDVDTWIKEHGVRYFNELTNMAQLTEEVGEVARIIARRYGEQSEKESDKNKDLGEELADVVFVVLCLANQTGIDLQSAFDKKMDLKSVRDKDRHKNNDKLK, from the coding sequence ATGAACCTAAAAAACGCACAACTAGACGTAGATACCTGGATAAAAGAACACGGAGTTCGTTACTTCAATGAACTCACCAATATGGCACAACTGACAGAAGAGGTTGGTGAAGTTGCCCGTATTATTGCCCGTCGTTATGGAGAGCAATCCGAAAAGGAAAGTGATAAAAATAAAGACCTTGGAGAAGAACTAGCCGATGTAGTTTTTGTTGTGCTGTGTTTGGCTAATCAAACAGGAATCGATTTGCAATCTGCCTTTGATAAGAAAATGGATTTGAAATCCGTTCGTGACAAAGATCGCCACAAAAACAACGATAAACTAAAATAA
- the aroA gene encoding 3-phosphoshikimate 1-carboxyvinyltransferase translates to MDLLVQTSQYDLQDQIAITGSKSETNRLLLLKALFPNITLANTSNSDDSEVMQKALAGNDEIVDIHHAGTAMRFLTAYFAVNEGREVVLTGSQRMTERPIKVLVEALVQLGAKITYEKEEGYPPIRIKGQKITAHKVSIPANVSSQYISALLLVAPKLENGIELTLVGEITSVPYIKMTLALLNDLNIETSFVGNVITVKPKKEVETKVMTVESDWSSASYFFSLVALAKTASVSLTSYKETSLQGDSALVEIYKHMGVSSQFEGNKITLTKQEGFDYKDITFDLNNTPDIAQTIVVTCLGLGIGCHLTGLHTLKIKETDRLEALRIELTKLGADISVTNDSLTLIATNDIKEEIRIDTYNDHRMAMAFAPLALKVPIVINNADVVSKSYPDFWDDLKKLGFLIVQKWSFT, encoded by the coding sequence ATGGATTTACTAGTACAAACTTCCCAATACGATTTACAAGACCAAATTGCAATAACAGGTTCCAAAAGTGAGACAAACAGACTTTTGTTACTAAAGGCATTGTTTCCCAATATTACTTTAGCTAATACATCCAATTCAGATGATAGTGAGGTAATGCAGAAAGCATTGGCTGGCAATGATGAAATTGTAGATATTCATCATGCAGGAACGGCAATGCGTTTCTTAACGGCTTATTTTGCTGTGAATGAAGGGCGTGAAGTGGTTTTGACAGGATCTCAAAGAATGACAGAACGACCAATCAAGGTTTTGGTAGAAGCTTTAGTGCAATTAGGAGCAAAAATTACTTATGAAAAGGAAGAAGGGTATCCACCTATTCGAATCAAAGGACAAAAAATCACCGCTCACAAAGTTAGCATTCCCGCTAATGTGAGTAGTCAATACATATCGGCATTGCTTTTGGTAGCGCCAAAATTAGAGAACGGAATTGAACTGACATTAGTTGGTGAAATCACTTCTGTTCCCTATATCAAAATGACTTTGGCTTTGCTAAATGATTTAAACATAGAAACTAGTTTTGTTGGAAACGTAATAACAGTAAAACCTAAGAAAGAAGTAGAAACCAAAGTAATGACTGTTGAGTCTGATTGGAGTTCGGCTTCGTACTTTTTTAGTTTAGTTGCTTTGGCAAAAACAGCTTCGGTTTCTTTAACTAGCTACAAAGAAACAAGTCTGCAAGGAGATTCTGCTTTGGTCGAAATCTATAAACACATGGGCGTTTCTTCACAGTTTGAAGGAAACAAAATTACATTGACCAAACAAGAAGGTTTCGATTATAAAGACATCACTTTCGATTTGAATAATACACCAGATATTGCACAAACTATTGTAGTTACTTGTTTAGGATTAGGGATTGGTTGTCACTTAACAGGTTTACATACTTTAAAAATTAAAGAAACAGATAGATTAGAAGCACTTCGAATCGAGTTGACTAAATTGGGAGCTGATATTTCAGTAACCAATGACAGCTTGACATTAATAGCTACAAATGATATTAAAGAAGAGATAAGAATTGATACTTATAACGACCACAGAATGGCAATGGCATTTGCTCCATTAGCATTAAAAGTGCCAATTGTTATCAATAATGCTGATGTAGTGTCAAAATCATACCCTGATTTTTGGGATGATTTAAAAAAATTAGGTTTTTTAATTGTTCAAAAATGGTCGTTTACCTAG